In Brachypodium distachyon strain Bd21 chromosome 5, Brachypodium_distachyon_v3.0, whole genome shotgun sequence, the genomic window AGCTACGCTTCTGGATGCTGCAACTTCTAATAACATTTGCATTTTGCTTGTGCAAGTTACATGATCACCATCTGTCCACTGCCATTGATGGAAGGACATAGGGAAATATTTAGTTTATTTTGATAATTAGGAGACCGCaaaatcatactccctctgatccataataagtgtctcagattctgtactaacttagtacaaagttgtactaaatttgagacacttattatggatcggagggagcactAAACTGTCACCAGGCTATTGTTTTGTTGTTCTTTTGTTTATAGTTTTGCTCTTGTTGTTACCGTCCAGTTTAATTATTGAGCATCATTGTTAATTTAGTTTACATTGCCTGGATGGTCAATGTCTTTGATCCAACTGTCGATATCAATACTGTTACTACCATCCGGTTATGTTTAGTGCTATATTTGTCCAGGCATCTTCATTCCAGCCAACTTCTCTTTTTgcctttcccttttcttttaaaCTGTTCATGTATGTGTACAACGATATGTGTTACATTGACAAGTGCATATTAGAAAGACTTATCAGAAACTTATTGGCTAAGATGCCTGAACCCACTCCTGTATTTATCATATGATGACCAAAACAAGCATGGCAGTAGAATGTTAGTATTACACTTGTAATATTTGCCTATTAAATAAAGACTGGGCTGCTTATTGATCCTGCTGTTAGCAGTTAGTTTTCTGGAAATGTGCATGAACACAGGATAATTACCATGCTGAAGATAGCCAGACAGCATCATGGCTGCGAGAGGTTATACACGTACTAGAGAGAACATTATGGAAGATAGAGGTTCTTGCTTGATTAAACTGAGATACAATGCATTTTAATATGTTGGATGCTTTGCCTCTTGAACTTTCCTAATCCAACTCATCCCACCAAATCTGCTAGTTTGCTCCCTCTCTGACTCAAACACCTAGCTGACTCCAACTCTCAGGCACCAGCTCCTTCCTCTTGCCTGAGTCGATGTCATCTGCCACTGTCTATTCTGATATTGCTTTCCCTAACAGACATTCACAGCAATCGTTATGAAGTTCAGATTTCCATATTGACAATTTGTGATAGGCTAGCTGATTCAGTTTTCCAACAGATATTGTTTAAACATTTATGTTTTTAATTGGGGCAACATATGCTGTGTGATCACCTTTTGTGGTCCATTCAGTCAATCAATTTCCAGTTTAGGCACCAAATTAATGTGTTCTTCGTATGATGTAGTAGTTTTACGtggataaaaataaattattggaagaaacatttttttgttttgttttacatgAATAATAGCACTTTTCATTTTATTCTCATTTCTGTTACTCTTAACTTATGTAAACTGAGACTTGGAacttttttggaaaaatttcTTGCCAAAACCGAAGAATACTGCATGAGTGCACCACAAATAGTCATAGCCTTTTCTTAGAGACAATTAGTTATAACCTGGTCACAGGAGTGGCGTTTAGCTTTGAAAACATGGAATGTTCAAAATACCTCCAAAAGTAGTGTTTTTAGGGAATCTCTTTTTTCACATGGATAAGAGCATTAATTATTTCTACGCTGCTCTAAAATATGCCCTTCAATAGATTGGAACTGATTTGGAAGGAACAACAGTCCAAACACAAGGCTGGTTGTGGTAAGAATTGCATCTTTAGTGTAGTCACGTTGCATAGCCTTTTAGCAGCCGCTTTCCAGAATAAAATGCCTTATGTAAGACCCAGagttctgtttctttttaaTCTGTCAGTGGCTAAACTCCAGGGCTCTTCTGCAGAAGTGAGTGAGACAGAGAAGCTACCAATGGGCTTTATGCTGCTAGAGCAAGTCGTGGTTGCTGTCTTCAAAGTGATGCGTCACACGTGGAAGGAGCGGATACAAGTTTGGAGTTGTTTTGGACCAAAGAGGGTTTTTTGTTAGATATTTCCTTGGAGTTTCTTGCGAAAAAAGTTCTCCAAATAGTTGTAATGCTAAACTTGACTCTTCATTTAGCTGTATCACTAATGGTGGTAGCATATCCTCGTCTGTGATGTCCAAGGAGTAGCCTgttgccttttctttcttgttggTCACTTGGTCTTTAAATCTCTGCAGtagttgtttgttttttaatGGAAAGAAATAGAGAGGTTTCCCTTCCTACTCAAATATAAAGCGTTTCAAAAACTTAGACAGATTTATCAAATAGAGGTCCAGCCTAATTTTGCAGGTTAAATTCCCCAAATAGGTTTTGAATTTATATCCATATTTTTCCAGCTTTTAAGAGCTCATTTGACGACACTCTTATTGCCGTACATGCTACAGTGCTTTTAAAAAGTTCTGTTATATCAATGTCAACCTGTTAGGGATGGCTGGAACTCTGGATATGTTATAAAAAGATTTAAAAAATACCTGGAATTATATTGAATTCGGAGGGGCTTGTTCCCTTCAATTTCTCATGCTATCCTTCTCAGCGCATAGAAATGCCGCATGCGTGATTGCTACAGGTTGGTTTAATAATAGATCACCTGTTCGATGGATTGTGCAATATGTTTGTTTGCTTGTACATGGAAGGGAATTTTCGCTTTCTTTATAACAATTGAAGCCAGAAAGAACCCACTGTCCTGCAGTGCTAGCGCAGTTGTTGAAACACATCAAATAATACGGCCTGAATAGGACTCGAACCGCCCGGCTCATCTCATCCATAAAGCCGCAAATTATATGTGTCAGTGTTCGTTCAATTTTTTCTTGTGTCATTGTCACTGGTGGATTGGTCGGTCATTGTTGTTCATTTTTGCTTATAGTAATCTACGGCTGTAGTGTACCCACACTTCGACCGCGAGCCACATGAGCATCGCTCATTTCAGTAGGTACAAGAGTTACAAGGGGATATcataaagaaaaacaaataaaggAATTTGCATAGCTGCGTCGTGCGAATGGAAATCTGGCGAAGATTGGAAGGAAGGAAATCAATGAAAATCTTCACTTTCTGTTTCCGTGATGTTGCAGTCATGATCGTTGAAAAGCGACTTGAACTGGAAGCCATCTTCATGAGCGGATGAGCGAAACAACGGCATGGCCGCATGGGCACGGACCCCGGCAGACGCAGGAAAAGAGATGGCGCGCTAGCCTATGCCAGAACAAGCAGTCGCTCTCGCACAGCTTTTCTCGTAGATGATTGCAGACGGTTCTAGCTAGTATCCGCAACTTGCAATCAGCGAGAGCTATTTCACGTTGTCGATTTGAACTCCCGTGCAGCTTCTGGACCATGCTCTCTCGATCGGTCGGTTGCTCGATCATGACGGGGAAAGGAGCCTCCGGGCTGCATGTGGTGATGCAACGCGAAAGGCTCTCGCACCACAAGCTCTATCCGAAAGTATCAGACGGTTGCAGTTGTCGTGAAGAATTCCTGATTGCACGCCTTTTGGTTGTGGGATGCTGAGAGAAAACGAGGGATTATAATGCAGCTTTATTACAGCCAATGCTAGCACATCATTTTAGGATGCAACTAAGCAACTAAATGAAGCCTTTGGATAACAATCTTAACTATAGCAGGTTTGGTTCTTGCGAGACGCGCCCACGCATGATTGTTCCATCCATTGGGAGTTATTAGCAATCAGACTGCTGATTAAGCAGTCATTGGTGCAGAATAATATGCCGCTCCCAGACAAATGGCAACAACCCAAAATTCCCCCGCAAAATATTCGTAGTGATTGGTTTTTGGCAGCGGTGTCCGTGTCTCTCCAGTCTCCACTCTAGCAAAGAATTTCTCTCGTTCCCAGAGCTCCAGAATCAGCAGGCAAGCTTACGGTCAATCTGTCATCACCTCAGCCTATCGAATGCATCCGCACACACCCGTCGCTGAATTAAGCTGAGCCACTAAATTAAACTAAAGTAAACCCCACCGTATTAGGCGCAGCCAGCAGTGAGCAAGGCTCTGGAATGATGCAATGATGGGGGCTTTAGTCGGTTGTGGGCGGCAAAAACTATAACCCCAGAAACAAACACCCACGAGACACACCCTCCTTAGCTCGGCCTTATCTCCCACTAACAAATTCAGTacattaacaaaaaaaactccacAAAGAGGCCGAGAGAGCGCCCTACACCGGCCCTTCCGTCACGAGCCAGTACGTAGCCGCCGTGCGCCACCATAAATACCTCGTCACCTCACACCACACCACCACACACAGAGCTAAGCAAGTAAGCTCACATCGCAGCTGCCCATTACGCGCACACAGTCATACTACTGTACTGTTAAGTAAGTAATCAGGCGAGGCGACGATGGCGAAGGACAtcgaggcggcgccgggggaGTACGCGGCCAAGGACTACTCggacccgccgccggctccgctCTTCGACGCGGAGGAGCTGACCAAATGGTCCCTGTACCGTGCCGCGATCGCCGAGTTCGTGGCGACGCTGCTGTTCCTGTACATCACGGTGGCCACGGTGATCGGGTACAAGCACCAGGCGGACGCGTCGGCGTCGGGCGCCGAcgcggcgtgcggcggcgtgggcaTCCTGGGCATCGCGTGGGCGTTCGGGGGCATGATCTTCGTGCTCGTCTACTGCACCGCGGGGGTGTCGGGGGGCCACATCAACCCGGCAGTCACCTTCGGGCTGTTCCTGGCCAGGAAGGTGTCGCTGGTCAGGGCCGTGCTGTACATGGTGGCGCAGTGCCTGGGCGCCATCTGCGGGGTCGGGCTCGTCAAGGGATTCCAGAGCGCCTACTTCGTGCGCTACGGCGGGGGTGCCAACGGGCTCAGCGCCGGCTACTCCAAGGGCACGGGGCTCGCTGCCGAGATCATCGGGACCTTCGTGCTCGTCTACACCGTCTTCTCCGCCACCGACCCCAAGCGCAGCGCCCGTGACTCCCACGTCCCCGTAAGTAAATTAAGCTACCGCCTTCGCCTAGCTTGCCTCGGCCTCTCCTATCACATCATATATATGCATCATGCCATCATTTTGATTCATGCATGTTGTCTGATTTAAGTTCTTGCGTCCATGAACTAGTACTAGAGCTGCATGGAAAACTGGAAATACACTTGATGCAGGGTCTCTGAATATTCGCTAGTGGAGTAGTTCGTCAATCGTCAGTGGTCACTACTCAGTACTAGTGATCCTATAGGACTATAGGCCGGCAGGCAGGTAGCCAGTTTGGTACAGTATATATTTACAGCAACTGTGAGGTGGCAAACCGGTGGTGATTAACATTAAACAAGTATTTTCTCTTGATAGGGACATATATAGTGAGAAAGTCCAACAGAAATTTTTTgtgatatgatttttttgcatGTACTTTTATTGCTAAGATTTGGTGAACCATCTCTTTCCAGGACATCATATGAATATGATTTCGGAAAACAAAGGCGGTTTGTTCTTGGGTACTGTAGTAACTGTATGGTTGTTATGGTGAAAGCTAATTAACCTTAATTAAGGTACTATAGGATGCTACTGTCAGTACTAATAAGTTCTTGGGTACTGTAGCTCTAGAGTTCAATCAGCAACTAATTAGTTGACCTTTCTTGGAATATtagctagcatgcatgcatgtaaacACATATTAATTCGTGTGAGAGTACTGGATACATAATCGTCTTATTTATATTATTTCTTCAATGCTCTTGATTGCTCATGACATGCGTACTGTGACGATTTGGTCAGGTCCTGGCTCCTCTGCCAATCGGGTTCGCGGTGTTCATGGTCCACTTGGCCACTATCCCGATCACCGGTACCGGCATCAACCCGGCCAGGAGCTTGGGAGCTGCCGTCATCTACAACAACGACAAGGCCTGGGATGACCAAGTACGTGCTGCTACCCCTTCTCTCATAATTCGATCGCCTGCTAATGTCTCACGATAATTGGCCACAGTTATAGAAGGAAAAGGATTAATTGGTCACAATCACTAGCAGACTCAAGCTAAAAGAACTAAACTGAACTTTTGTTGTGTTCCTCATCCATAAGCTCACAAGTAGCAGTCAGAACTCTGAACTCGAAACAGATAAACTAAAGAATTAACAAACGGCTCAGGATAAGGATCACTTAATTAAACTCAGACCATGTCTTGTCACCCACAAAACTGATTAACTTTAAAGTTTTTTAGTACACTCCTTTAGCTTATGTATGACATCTGCAGCCACTAGAAAGACTATTTAATTTGCAGCCCAATGTCTTCCCACCTACTCTGTAGAATCCAACAACACGACCCCATGTAATGCCACCATGTTTATTTAGAAGAAACTGCCGCCTTTTGTTCTACATAAACTACAATAAAAAGGGAAAACTAATTAAAATCACCATAGATCAGCTGCGGTATCTTACAACACCGAACAtttttgttattgttgttgcAGTGGATCTTCTGGGTCGGACCATTCatcggcgccgccatcgccgccgcctaccACCAGTACGTCCTGAGGGCCAGCGCCACCAAGCTCGGCTCGTCCGCCTCCTTCGGCAGGAACTAGACCGGCCTGTCGCCGCCATTATATTGGATGATCGGAGTCACTGAAGTGTAGATATATCAGAGGGGCGCGCGCGCCTCTagtgtgctgctgctgctgttcggGTCCTGGATTCTGCTGGTCTCGCACGCGTCTGTATTTTCCAGAGTTCGCTGCATCTTCTGCTTTGCTTGTTCTACCGGCTACCCAGTGTGTGTTCTCGTTACTGCTTATTTCCACGTTTCTAAAGAATGATCAATTTGTGCATCTGGATAACTGgcgaaaacaaaattaagtgCGTGCTTGTGAGTACTAGTACGGTCCAATTTTCGTTAGCGCGGTTTGTGGAGGGAACTTCTTCCTCAGAAGACAGTACAATGCTGTTTTTGGGGTCATggactcattttttttttgaggggggGTCATGGACTCATGGTCAGGCCCCGTCCTGAGATTTCGGGGTCCGGTGCGAAATCAAGACTTCAGGCTCCGTCCGGGCCCTTAATAAAATTTAATAATAATAActaatgtatgtatatatataatttCATCATCAACAACTGACAATGGATAAAAAATTGCGTTTATATCAAAGTTATATAGATTACCTTAAAATTTTCTTCTAACATTTCTTGATGCAAAGTCGTCGATGATGCTATGAGTATCGATCTCATCCACCAATTTCTTCTCAATGCATAAAGTTGCCAAACCATTTAACCTCTCTTGAGACATTGTCGATCTTAAATAGTTCTTCAGCAATTTCAACTTTGAGAAACTTCTTTCAGCCGATGCCACAGTCACAGGCATAGTGAATAAGATCCGATAAGCAACAGAAACATTAGGGTAGCATTCTTCTTCTCTCACAAGCTCAAAAATCTCCATTGCAGACATTGGTCTATCCGGCAAACTTGACTTTATAACAGTTAGCTCAGAAATTAGATCATTTAATTCAACATCATATGAACCATGTAGAGAGAAAGTCTTTGCAAATTTAGTGCAACAATCCCTTAGTTCAGAACCTCCCAAAGACTTCAAGGTTTCTGTACTCATTAAGAACCCAAATATATCCTTGAATGACTGGAGTTCTTCAAATGTGCGTGTCAATGATCCGATTGCCATATCAACCATAACCAAAAAATAATTAACTTTAAAATCCATCTCAGCTTGCAAAATTGCTTCATTGCAGTCATTTTCATCAAAGTGCTTCTTCCTAACGGCAATGCGCTTTACGGGAAATGATGGCTCTACGCCCATTTTAGAGACAATTTCTCTAGCAGTGATCAAACTAGTAGAAAATCCTTCATTTCTATAGGTGGCAAAGTAACTCTTCATACCTTCTATTTGCTGTAAGGCAGCCTCAATACACATAGATGGTGACTGCAGCTTCTTGGTCACCGTATTTACAGCAAACATAATATCATGCCAAATAACCATGCCGAGTATAAATTGAAAGCTGCCAAGCACTTCAAATAAATTCTTTGCATCACTTCTATCTTTAGCTTCAGCAGTAGTATCATCACGTAACTCCTGCAAAGCTGACCTTATCTGAAGAGCTTGATATCTAATTGCTTTGACACTTTTGATGCGACTCTCCCAACGAGTATTGCTCAAAGATTTCACGGTAAACCTTCAACATGGCCAAGCAAAACATTCCATATTTGGGTAGAACCAGAAAATAAGACATATATCCTCTGCACAATTCCAAAAAAAGTGATAGCCTTTTCACAAGATTTAGCCATATCACAAAGAATGAGATTCAAACTATGGCAAGCACATGGCATATACAAAGCTCTTCCATTTTTATCAAGCAACCTCTTTTTCACCCCCTTGTATTCTCCTTTCATATTAGAGCCATTATCATAACCTTGACCCCTAATGTCATCAATATTAAGGCCAAAAGACCTGACGGATTCAACCAATACATTAAAAATCCCCTCACCCGATGTGTCATGAAGTATCAAGAAACCAAGAAAGAACTCCTCAGTTTTTATTTTGCCATCGAACATATTGACACATCGAACCAAAAAACTCAATTGTTCCTGGTGACTGACATCAGGGGTGCAATCAAGGATAATAGAGAAATACTTTGCTTTTTTAACAATCTTGATAATAGAATTGTTAATGTCAGAAGCCATGAGAGAAATTAACTCATTCTGAATTTTATGGCTAAGGTAGTGCTAATGAATCTCTTTCTTTTCAATACGCCTAAGGTGTTCTTGCAATACCAAATCAAATTCTGCGACCATCTCAATGCAAGCTAAAAAATTACCATTAATGGCATTGTAGAGCTTCTCACTAGAACCTCTAAAAGCCAAGCTGCGTTTACCAATAAATTTCACAATAGCAATTATTCTAAATAAAACTTGCCTTATGCGTTCTTTCTCCTTTGAGATTTCTTGCTGTAACTCTTTGTCAATTGTTTCATGTTTGCTCAATCTAGCTCTCAGCTCATTCCAAGACTTCATGTTGGTAAGATGCTCAACACTAGCTTCATGTTCTTTCAATCTCACACTGATATGCCTCCAATCATAAAAACCATCACGTCCCAATGAACTCTTGCAATGGTTAGAACTGAAAAGCTTacagcaaaaacaaaacaccTTTTTACCAAGTTTTGAATAAACTAACCATTTTCTGTCACGTACCTCTCCATTACTCAATTTTCTAGAGTAATGAATGTATGAAAAATGTCTTCCATCAACATCCAATGGAtattcaaaattttcttcTCTTGGAGGCCCCTTCTCCACTAACATATCCCTTACTTTGTTATCAAGATTATCCCAATTTATTGGATCATAAATATCAGTGCTAAAAACTGGTTCCTCATCAACACTAGCAGATTCTGGAGAATTAAATACAGGCTCATGATCACTCACATTGTTATCATCCATGTTGTTGTCAACATTGTTCTCTGCAGGGGCCTCTTCCACGACAACTATTGCCCACTCATCTGGATTTCTTGCTATGTCGGGCGTGCTCGTGTTACTCTTTAAATATTTATCCATGGATCCTTTCTGCGATTTTATCATCTCCTCATCtcgtttcttccttttccttttctcacTGCCGGATGGATATTTTCTAATTCTTGACGACATAATCCTGAAATTTAACTATACTAGATAAATACACAATCACAAATTGGAAACAAATTAAAAGAGGGCTCAAGGCTGGATGCATGGGCGTGGATTGGATTAATTGATAACATGATATTCACCTTTCTGGCTATCTCCTGGCGATGCAGATGCAGTCCCCGATTGGCGATCACAGCAGGGGCAGCAGTCTGCTGTCTACAGGGGCGGAACTGCCTAGGGCGGGCTCGCCGATCGGTCGGGGAGGCGAAGGGTTTCTGACTTTCTGTCTCGGGGTGACGGGAACACGCGAACAAGGGTGAGAGATCGATCGAGGGAAGAGCACAGGCAGCGAATCAGCGATCGTGGAGGTATCGAGGGAGTCCATAAGCCCAGACAGTCCTGATCGGGAGGCCTGGTTAGAGTTTGTTCTGGGCCGGCCCAACTGAACAAGTGTATATATTAGACCTGTATATATTGGGGGCCCTCCAACTTTGGGGGGCCAGTGCTTGGGCACCGCTAGCACCCCCCAAGGACCGGGCCTGCTCATGGTCTTATGGATGAGCCGTCTTGGGAGAAGATGTATAGTTGACCCACAGCAGTGAAAAGGGCCCGGCCCAAGTGCGTCTACTCTCAACTGGCTGGCCCAAGTAGATCGGGGCCTTGGCTAGTTAACCCAAACGAAACAAGGTCCAGTGTTGGCACAAGTTGATATTTCTCATGGTCATGGCCAATCAACCCAATCGAGAAGTTTTCAGAATTTCTCGCTCTAAAACTATCTTTGTCTGCACATAATTGCAAAACTAGCACCCTGTCAGCAAACGGTTCGCTGATTCGACGTCGTCCATCAATGCTTctgttatgaacgcgacaagcaagaacgaagaacgGAGAataaatcacagcacaaggacacacggatttaacgtggaaaaccctctcaaacaacgagagggaaaaatCACGGgtgccagccagcgaaacttcactatatgggagtgtttacaacgcctgagagatttcacgaactcaactcaTCCCAAAACGCCGGCttacaaggggtatatatagcaggaacATTAGGGCAAGTCAAATCCGTAACGggcacaccggaagttccggttggaggccggaagttccgctaattcttgaatatccaGAAGTTCCGCAGCAAGTTCCGCATTTTTCcgaaaagtaacagagagcaacCGGAGGTTCAGCCAGAAGTTGGGTCGGAACTTCCGGCGCCTGGAatggccggaacttccggcccctgggaatttggatcacaatccaacaaactccaccttgagacaAATTCCACCTGATAACAAATTCCTCCTTGTAGCATTGTATATAGGTGATacatcaacaaatttaatgtaGACACAACTGTCATACTGAGATCTACTAAAACCACATGagatcataaatgaatcaaaccttTATACCACTGTATAGGGGATTGCTTCAAACCATAAAAGGACTTCTTCAACTTACACACAAACTCCTCTTTACCAGGAAATATGAACCCTTCAGATTGgtccatgtaaatttcctcctcaagctctccatgcaaaaatgcagtcttcacatctaactgctcaagctcaagatcaTGTATAGCAACAATACCAAAGAAAGTACAGATGGAACTATGCTTTACAACTGGAGAGAACACATCATTATAATCAATACCTGGTATTTGGTTGAAACCTTTTGCCACTAACCTTGCCTTAAACCTCATATGCTCAATAGGGGACAAACCCTCCTttctcttgaaaatccatttgcaGCGAAcggccttcttttgtttaggcAAGGACACAACATCCCACGTGCCATTCTTCTCAACagattgcatctcctcttACATGGCAGACAACCATTTAACACGGTCGTCGGAAACAATTGCTTCATTATATGTGACCGgttcactatcatgctccacctggtctgcacaactcaaagcataataaacaagatcACACTTTTCAATTAAACGTGGGCAAGGACCTTTATTTCTCTTCGGACAGTCAGCTGCAATAGACCGTGTgggttgctgcaaaacaggtggtgagggtggaacaatatcatcattattatcatcattgttctcatcatcattaccatgatcaacctgagcatcatcgttgtcaacaatttcatcaacgtgctccacctgcactttaagtctctcctcttcaatgcGAGAGGCATCAGCGGACAAAgtatcatgatacataacCTTTTCATTAAAGACAACATTCCTGCTCAGCAAAATCTTTTTAGCTTCAGGATTCCACAACCTGAAAGCTTTAACTCTAGaaccatagccaagaaaaatgcacttaacAGCTCTAAGCTCTAGCTTTCCATTATCAACGTGAGCATAAGCGGTGCAACCGAAAACTCTCAACTGTGAATAATCAGCAGGTTTACCAGACCATACCTCAATGGgagttttcttgtcaagtggAATAGAAGGTGACCTGTTTATGAGGTAGCATGTGGTGGAAGCCGCCTCAGCCCAAAAACGCCTGCCCAAACCTGCATTGGACAGCATCCAACGGGCCCTCGAGATGATGGTTCTGTTCATGCGTTCAACCACGCCATTTTGCTGTGGAGTACGGGCAACCCGTGTAGTGCCTAACAACACCATCGTTGTTGCAAAactcctcaaactcatcagaaACGAATTCACCACCATTATCAGTATGCAAATTTTTTACCTTCTtttcagtttgcttttctacCATAGCTTTCCACTTCTTAAACgcaccaaaaacatcagattTGTGTTTCGTAAAATAAGGCCAAACTTTTCTtgagtaatcatcaataatTATAAGCATGTAATTAGCACCACCAATAGAAGTCTTACGAGAAGGTCCCCAAACATCGGCATGCACATAACCTAATATGCCTTTGGTGGTATGAACGGAAGAAATGAACTTAACCCTTTTGTGCTTACCATAAACGCAGTGTTCACAAAACTCAAGTTTACTCAAGTTGCAGCCATCGATCAGTTCTCTCTTGACCAACTCTGCCATCCCATGTTCACTCATATGCCCAAGACGCATTTGCCACAGATTCGTTTTAGCacaatcatcagaatcattaggtgtagcggcagcagcaaaaccaggcaaagtgttacctctaagaacatataatttggcagaattcatatcacctatcatgtgaatgAGAGAACCTCTAGATACATTCAGAAGTCTACGCCCTCCGGCGTACTTGTACCCGTCACAATCCATGGTACTAAGCGAGATCAAATTTCTGGCCATGCTTGGTACGtgcttcacctctttcaaggtgcgtgtcatgccatcatggATCTTGATCTTTACAGACCCAAcgccaacaatatgacaaggatTGTCATTGCCCACACGCACAAAATTTATAGTCTGCACAGACTCATAAGAACTGAACCAATCcttgttacaacaaatatgaaaggaacatgttgtatcaagaatccattcatcattacgggaagcacaagcagcaagaacaacaAGGCAATCACCCTCAGAGCTGTCGGTAGAAACGACAACGGCCCTACCAGTACCACCGGACTTGTCTTTCAGTTTGTAGGTAccgttccttttctccttgttctgcagtttataacaatcttcaatgacatgattatttttcttacaataccTGCAGAACTTATCTTTTCCACGGGACTTTGAACGAGCTTTTTCGTCCCGGCTCTTATCTCGGTTGCCATAGTTGTTGTTCCTCTGCTCGGTCCTGCCACGAACC contains:
- the LOC100821366 gene encoding aquaporin PIP2-5, whose protein sequence is MAKDIEAAPGEYAAKDYSDPPPAPLFDAEELTKWSLYRAAIAEFVATLLFLYITVATVIGYKHQADASASGADAACGGVGILGIAWAFGGMIFVLVYCTAGVSGGHINPAVTFGLFLARKVSLVRAVLYMVAQCLGAICGVGLVKGFQSAYFVRYGGGANGLSAGYSKGTGLAAEIIGTFVLVYTVFSATDPKRSARDSHVPVLAPLPIGFAVFMVHLATIPITGTGINPARSLGAAVIYNNDKAWDDQWIFWVGPFIGAAIAAAYHQYVLRASATKLGSSASFGRN
- the LOC106865533 gene encoding zinc finger MYM-type protein 5-like, which translates into the protein MDKYLKSNTSTPDIARNPDEWAIVVVEEAPAENNVDNNMDDNNVSDHEPVFNSPESASVDEEPVFSTDIYDPINWDNLDNKVRDMLVEKGPPREENFEYPLDVDGRHFSYIHYSRKLSNGEVRDRKWLVYSKLGKKVFCFCCKLFSSNHCKSSLGRDGFYDWRHISVRLKEHEASVEHLTNMKSWNELRARLSKHETIDKELQQEISKEKERIRQVLFRIIAIVKFIGKRSLAFRGSSEKLYNAINGNFLACIEMVAEFDLVLQEHLRRIEKKEIH